In a single window of the Micromonospora inositola genome:
- a CDS encoding NACHT domain-containing protein yields MPIDVDFVAIRPWGRGQDTGFEELCCQIARADALHKGQTFVRLGTPDGGVEGYSIDASGVEHGLQAKFFLGSPSIDQWSKITGSVKTAIEKHPNLTAMTIALPSDRADPRKPDEQWFMDKWNHYVEQWKKHVKALGRTVEFHYMGKSEILEALSREEHAGRFRWWFERPLLSRTWLAERLDEVVEQVGPRYNRNLTVGVPAGRKIANFARLPQLLVDLEQHAASAVGHIERLDPAIDPAASAQLHQLAAALPMPLTADETPAPDKQLAIGPWRQAWQDLQAAVGTLTPHPDAEQAGEAGRMHRTFNELADVSAKVIAAFDEDWPAYTAPAMLLWGNAGSGKTHLLCDTARLALERGQPAVVVLGQQLGVGNPWSEVMKALRFDGEAETFLQALSARAEASQQRALLIIDAINENNGLQLWPNHLAAFLTVARRYPWIGVILSVRTVAKDMILPDHLDETRLIQVEHKGFAEAPIAAVQAFFEYYRLPLPAAPPSLFRELSNPLMLRLFCQAARHNAGLLARPIPGLSRIIEAIFQDVDARARHQLGTGPYQAIARPCCESVAAAMSKRPRPALPYTEAVAALHAVVSTAPGTPYDKTPLGVLVSEGLLAEDFVLEGAGRSPSRVVRFAFERISDHLAAEVLLTDGSDTAGRSTADNADEIARRLPAADPAKRSPEAYRLRTLLEALAVAAPEHVGVELPEIAEAMKRAGVTFEGRSVEWIITEPWLRGLLQRESSSFTDRTRQHLADLILGPDPDAPAALPDPLRREAISRALLLTIHPDRPLGRGWLHDLLAPMAIGERDRRWTAQVRGRHNTRRRPSPYQPLLDWARSAPADVLNASVDGTTTVAGLTAEALLWALPSPDRFLRDAATRALVAITPHDPQIIPALLQLAAGVDDGFVTERVLAVAYAAITMQAVEPEPAAAALRAFVEQAGVPVHVLARDYLASAVSHLTEALAGNADVAYLRETSMPPYPTNWPGHLGLPDFEQLKAEYPRFRPDADTTSAGSGLDEERRKEAITTGWGQVIGSLDNLGDFHSYVLHVDRPYWYRLAAQRIDDTTDTPLTGFDPSVLPGWIFARVLELGWTPQAFGEVDADISYSDRGRTSHKEERFGKKYQWLAWHEALARLSGTHKLRDRDHGDREAPYEGAWQLDARDFDPTHLLDRPRPIDVRWWQELWQIPPLTAEATVTPDNAADDGPVSVTAAEPATEQRVWWLPIPQVAHPAMPLNQDSVVHLSLWATDPEDLPDLSNFLVVDADLTHWPTTHSAPRRPGRRYRILNAYRHLIPQRTERNTAHADLTASINGALVRREDLPALQAWTGEEDLDTFSLDVSFTDELYLGEWPTGAVYRANTVADFRPERWTDAIGTDSLGLGVPAIVMTERYCWEGSILDCSLPATLNVRILTSAPAALFPGLHHRNGAGITVDGQLLHLDPEPWPGSDGGLLIDEAFLASPLEREGLVLLQIIRQSKHVNTPDGDHRFAGLVTQTRLIGSVGTDQLCDVTRTHLHPPRLDD; encoded by the coding sequence GTGCCGATTGACGTCGACTTTGTCGCCATCCGCCCCTGGGGGCGCGGGCAGGACACCGGGTTCGAGGAGTTGTGCTGCCAGATTGCGCGGGCAGATGCGCTCCATAAAGGGCAAACCTTCGTGCGCCTGGGTACCCCGGACGGTGGCGTCGAGGGCTACTCGATCGACGCCAGCGGCGTCGAGCACGGACTGCAGGCCAAGTTCTTCCTGGGCAGTCCCAGCATCGACCAGTGGTCGAAGATCACAGGCAGTGTGAAAACGGCGATCGAGAAGCACCCGAATCTGACCGCCATGACCATCGCCCTGCCCAGCGACCGTGCCGATCCCAGGAAGCCAGACGAGCAGTGGTTCATGGATAAGTGGAACCACTACGTCGAGCAGTGGAAGAAGCACGTCAAGGCCCTGGGGCGGACCGTCGAGTTCCACTACATGGGCAAGTCCGAGATCCTCGAAGCCTTGTCGCGCGAGGAACACGCCGGCCGGTTCCGCTGGTGGTTCGAGCGACCTCTGCTGAGTCGTACGTGGCTGGCCGAACGCCTGGACGAGGTCGTCGAGCAGGTCGGGCCCCGCTACAACCGCAACCTGACGGTCGGCGTGCCAGCCGGCCGCAAGATCGCCAACTTCGCCCGGCTTCCGCAGCTGCTCGTTGACCTTGAGCAGCACGCCGCGTCAGCTGTCGGCCACATCGAGCGACTCGATCCGGCCATCGACCCCGCCGCGAGCGCCCAACTGCACCAACTCGCCGCAGCGCTGCCGATGCCGCTGACCGCCGACGAGACGCCGGCACCCGACAAGCAGCTGGCGATCGGCCCTTGGCGGCAGGCTTGGCAGGACCTGCAGGCCGCGGTGGGGACGCTGACGCCGCATCCGGACGCCGAACAGGCCGGCGAGGCCGGCCGGATGCACCGAACGTTCAACGAGCTCGCCGACGTGAGCGCCAAGGTCATCGCGGCGTTCGACGAGGACTGGCCGGCCTACACAGCACCGGCCATGCTGCTGTGGGGTAACGCCGGCAGCGGAAAGACCCACCTGCTGTGCGACACCGCACGGCTCGCCCTCGAACGCGGCCAGCCGGCGGTGGTGGTCCTCGGCCAGCAGCTTGGCGTCGGCAATCCCTGGTCCGAAGTCATGAAAGCACTGCGGTTCGACGGCGAGGCCGAGACCTTCCTGCAGGCGCTCAGCGCCCGCGCCGAGGCCAGCCAGCAACGCGCGCTGCTGATCATCGACGCAATCAACGAGAACAACGGCCTTCAGCTGTGGCCCAACCACCTCGCCGCCTTCCTCACAGTGGCCCGACGGTACCCGTGGATCGGCGTCATCTTGAGCGTCCGCACGGTCGCCAAGGACATGATCCTTCCCGACCACCTCGACGAAACGCGGCTGATCCAGGTGGAGCACAAGGGATTCGCGGAGGCACCCATAGCGGCGGTCCAGGCATTCTTCGAGTACTACCGGCTCCCGCTGCCGGCAGCGCCGCCCTCGTTGTTCCGCGAGCTGTCCAACCCGCTGATGCTGCGACTGTTCTGCCAGGCCGCCCGACACAATGCCGGGCTGCTCGCGCGGCCGATCCCGGGGCTGTCGCGGATCATCGAAGCGATCTTCCAAGACGTTGACGCGCGCGCCCGGCACCAGCTGGGGACCGGCCCCTATCAGGCGATCGCACGGCCGTGCTGTGAATCGGTGGCCGCAGCGATGTCCAAGCGCCCGCGCCCGGCGCTGCCGTACACGGAGGCGGTCGCGGCGCTTCACGCCGTTGTGTCCACGGCACCCGGCACGCCCTACGACAAGACACCGCTCGGCGTTTTGGTCAGCGAAGGACTGCTCGCCGAAGACTTCGTCCTAGAGGGGGCCGGCCGATCGCCGTCGCGGGTGGTTCGCTTCGCCTTCGAGCGCATCAGCGATCATCTCGCCGCAGAAGTGTTGCTGACCGACGGCTCCGACACGGCCGGCCGGTCCACGGCCGACAACGCCGACGAGATCGCCCGGCGGCTGCCAGCCGCTGATCCCGCCAAACGGTCACCGGAGGCCTACCGGCTGCGAACGCTTCTGGAAGCCTTGGCCGTTGCCGCGCCAGAGCACGTAGGCGTCGAGCTGCCGGAGATCGCCGAGGCCATGAAGCGGGCCGGTGTCACGTTTGAAGGCCGATCAGTCGAATGGATCATTACCGAACCCTGGCTACGAGGTCTGCTACAGCGTGAGTCGTCCAGCTTCACCGACCGCACCCGCCAACACCTCGCGGACCTGATCCTCGGCCCGGACCCCGATGCTCCGGCCGCTCTGCCGGATCCGCTGCGCCGCGAGGCGATTAGCCGAGCACTACTCCTCACCATCCATCCCGACCGGCCGCTTGGTCGCGGCTGGCTGCACGATCTGCTCGCTCCGATGGCGATAGGGGAACGGGATCGGCGATGGACTGCTCAGGTCCGCGGGCGCCACAACACGAGGCGGCGGCCGAGCCCGTACCAACCCCTGCTGGATTGGGCGAGGTCTGCGCCAGCGGACGTTCTGAACGCCAGCGTCGACGGCACGACCACGGTGGCCGGGCTCACCGCGGAGGCCCTGCTGTGGGCCTTGCCCTCCCCGGACCGGTTCCTGCGCGACGCCGCAACCCGGGCCTTGGTGGCGATAACGCCCCACGACCCGCAGATCATCCCCGCGTTGTTGCAGCTGGCTGCTGGAGTCGACGACGGGTTCGTCACCGAGCGGGTGCTCGCGGTCGCGTACGCAGCGATCACTATGCAAGCGGTCGAACCCGAACCTGCAGCGGCGGCCCTACGCGCGTTCGTTGAGCAGGCGGGCGTTCCCGTCCATGTGCTCGCGCGAGACTACCTTGCGTCAGCAGTCAGTCACCTCACCGAGGCGCTTGCCGGAAACGCTGACGTCGCGTACCTTCGCGAGACCTCAATGCCGCCTTACCCGACCAACTGGCCGGGCCACTTGGGACTACCGGACTTCGAGCAGCTAAAGGCGGAGTACCCGCGCTTCCGGCCAGATGCGGACACAACTTCGGCGGGGTCCGGTCTCGATGAGGAGCGGAGGAAGGAGGCGATCACCACCGGATGGGGGCAGGTGATCGGATCACTCGACAACCTGGGGGACTTCCACTCGTACGTCTTGCACGTCGACCGCCCATACTGGTACAGGCTCGCCGCCCAGCGCATCGACGACACCACAGACACACCGCTAACCGGATTCGACCCCAGCGTACTGCCAGGATGGATATTCGCTCGGGTCCTGGAACTCGGCTGGACACCGCAAGCCTTCGGCGAGGTCGACGCCGACATCAGCTACTCCGATCGCGGGCGAACATCCCACAAGGAGGAGCGATTCGGCAAGAAGTACCAGTGGCTTGCCTGGCATGAAGCACTGGCGCGGTTGTCCGGCACCCACAAGCTACGCGACCGCGACCACGGCGATCGCGAAGCACCATACGAAGGCGCCTGGCAGCTCGACGCCCGCGACTTCGACCCGACCCACCTTCTCGACCGTCCGCGGCCCATTGACGTCCGCTGGTGGCAGGAACTCTGGCAGATCCCTCCACTGACTGCCGAAGCCACCGTCACCCCAGACAATGCGGCGGACGACGGGCCTGTCTCGGTCACTGCGGCAGAACCGGCGACCGAGCAGCGCGTGTGGTGGCTGCCGATACCTCAGGTCGCCCACCCTGCTATGCCGCTGAACCAGGATTCCGTCGTCCACCTGTCCCTCTGGGCCACCGACCCGGAAGACCTGCCCGACCTGAGCAACTTCCTCGTGGTCGACGCCGATCTCACCCACTGGCCCACCACCCATAGCGCCCCGCGACGGCCCGGCCGCCGCTACCGCATCCTCAACGCGTACCGACACCTCATCCCGCAGCGAACTGAACGCAACACCGCGCACGCCGACTTGACGGCCAGCATCAACGGCGCCCTCGTCCGTCGCGAGGACCTACCCGCGCTGCAAGCCTGGACCGGCGAGGAGGATCTGGACACCTTCTCCCTCGACGTCAGCTTCACCGACGAGCTGTACCTCGGCGAGTGGCCGACCGGAGCGGTCTACCGCGCCAACACGGTCGCCGACTTCCGCCCAGAACGCTGGACGGACGCGATCGGCACCGACTCGCTCGGGCTCGGGGTGCCCGCGATCGTCATGACTGAACGCTACTGCTGGGAAGGCAGCATCCTCGACTGCTCGCTACCCGCCACCCTCAACGTCCGCATCCTCACCTCCGCACCCGCCGCTCTGTTCCCAGGACTGCACCACCGCAACGGCGCCGGCATCACCGTCGACGGGCAGCTGCTGCACCTCGATCCCGAGCCCTGGCCCGGTAGCGACGGGGGATTGCTCATCGACGAAGCATTCCTCGCCAGCCCGCTCGAACGCGAGGGACTCGTCCTGCTCCAGATCATCCGGCAGTCCAAACACGTCAACACACCCGACGGCGACCACCGCTTCGCGGGCCTCGTGACCCAAACCCGGCTCATTGGCTCTGTCGGCACGGATCAGCTATGCGACGTCACCCGGACCCATCTTCACCCGCCCCGGCTCGACGACTAG
- a CDS encoding tyrosine-type recombinase/integrase, which yields MKRLAKAAGMPNWQQISPHSFRHAWNTIARKKGSDLKDRQHALGHKDPRTTQRYDRDRDNLDPDPSILVAAATSGS from the coding sequence GTGAAGCGCCTCGCCAAGGCGGCCGGTATGCCGAACTGGCAGCAGATCAGCCCGCACTCGTTCCGGCACGCGTGGAACACCATCGCCCGCAAGAAGGGCTCCGACCTCAAGGACCGGCAGCACGCCCTGGGCCACAAGGACCCTCGAACCACCCAGCGGTACGACCGCGACCGGGACAACCTCGACCCCGACCCGTCGATCCTGGTCGCCGCCGCCACCTCCGGCAGCTGA
- a CDS encoding AlbA family DNA-binding domain-containing protein has product MTPVDELTGMIEQSAAVDVRLALCRGEDGWKISYGEVLIDADRPSPDRTWLYSDDAFVQRRLPGSLVADLLREKPHQVAGLTVSAPAAQSSGNFQRLAGQVRWNNTALPWPRTEWQLSPAKQASTRQRTVLVGDGPSFLHAAAAFNAFFYEAAVETGPRPSHMLWRIVRLDRRGRIHRVTIAPDTLTVVVNGAELAGAQVELTAPDGRQLRPLGATGRVRLRLPQGLAPATLLMLRSGDDWLDFRYFPLPGPGGDGDRSVIWDLPGAEASVLVAGGETEYVEFKEQLPVNEHRKKMLKTVAAFASGEGGTVLIGVTDDGQIAGVDATKLDELVLTLRSMIRSNIDPDPAVAVRPVPLDGKTVLLVEVAPGGRWHAYNREKPEFYLRRGASTVPARLREIAVRFGQAST; this is encoded by the coding sequence ATGACGCCCGTCGACGAGCTGACCGGCATGATCGAGCAGAGTGCCGCCGTTGACGTCCGGCTTGCCCTGTGCCGCGGCGAGGACGGCTGGAAGATCAGCTACGGCGAGGTGCTGATCGACGCCGACAGACCCAGCCCCGATCGCACCTGGCTCTACAGCGATGACGCCTTTGTTCAGCGCCGCCTGCCGGGATCCCTGGTCGCCGACCTATTGCGGGAGAAGCCGCATCAAGTCGCCGGGCTGACGGTGTCCGCACCTGCTGCGCAGTCGAGCGGCAACTTCCAGCGGCTCGCTGGTCAGGTGCGCTGGAACAACACGGCGCTGCCGTGGCCGCGCACCGAATGGCAGCTCAGCCCGGCGAAGCAGGCGTCGACACGGCAGCGGACGGTGCTGGTCGGCGACGGGCCGAGCTTTCTGCACGCCGCGGCGGCATTCAACGCCTTTTTCTACGAGGCCGCTGTCGAGACCGGTCCCCGCCCTTCGCACATGCTGTGGCGCATCGTCCGGCTGGACCGCCGCGGTCGGATCCACCGGGTCACCATCGCCCCGGACACGCTGACGGTAGTTGTGAATGGTGCCGAGCTGGCCGGAGCGCAGGTGGAGCTGACCGCCCCAGACGGTCGGCAGCTCCGCCCGCTCGGCGCTACTGGACGAGTCCGGTTGCGGTTGCCGCAGGGCCTGGCTCCAGCCACCCTGTTGATGCTGCGATCCGGCGACGACTGGCTGGACTTCCGCTACTTCCCGCTACCAGGGCCTGGCGGCGACGGCGACCGCTCGGTGATCTGGGACCTTCCGGGCGCCGAAGCGAGCGTGCTGGTCGCTGGCGGCGAGACCGAGTACGTGGAGTTCAAGGAGCAACTTCCCGTCAACGAACACCGGAAGAAGATGCTTAAGACGGTGGCCGCGTTCGCCTCCGGCGAGGGCGGGACCGTGCTGATTGGGGTGACCGACGACGGGCAAATCGCTGGCGTCGACGCGACGAAGCTCGACGAGCTAGTGCTCACGTTGCGCAGCATGATCCGTAGCAACATCGATCCGGACCCGGCGGTGGCCGTGCGTCCAGTGCCGTTGGACGGTAAGACGGTCCTGTTGGTGGAGGTCGCCCCTGGTGGCCGCTGGCACGCGTACAACCGGGAAAAGCCGGAGTTCTATCTGCGCCGCGGCGCCAGTACGGTCCCGGCACGGCTGCGCGAAATCGCCGTCAGGTTCGGCCAGGCGTCGACATAA